The Populus alba chromosome 6, ASM523922v2, whole genome shotgun sequence genome contains a region encoding:
- the LOC118048008 gene encoding bark storage protein A — protein MRKHLKVIMLGFVILVWGVCSSTSGRAYGAISTATTQEIDKVNEKGPYLGIIVPNSFEMNPLLQSPSFVADLEVPYLDYFGKRFRFGKVENERVIIVMTGLSMLNAGITTQLLLILFKVKGVLHYGIAGNANPQLQIGDVTIPQYWAHTGLWNWQRYGDGPNEELALESNGDYTREIGYLRFANYQNASENGKPIDNFLNNVWYQPEEVFPADGIPEVRQHSFWVPVNKHYFKVAKRIEGMTFQGCVNSTCLPRAPKAVRVKRGASANAFVDNSAYREFLNSKFNITPIDMESAAVALVCHQQQIPFIAIRALSDLAGGGSAVSNEADIFASLAAQNAVDASLRFITLLFP, from the exons atgaGGAAGCATTTGAAGGTGATAATGCTGGGGTTCGTTATTTTGGTTTGGGGGGTTTGCAGCTCAACTAGTGGTAGAGCCTATGGTGCAATTTCAACAGCTACAACGCAAGAGATTGATAAAGTGAATGAGAAGGGTCCCTACTTAGGAATTATAGTGCCAAATAGCTTTGAGATGAACCCTCTTCTCCAATCTCCAAGTTTTGTAGCTGATCTCGAAGTTCCTTACTTGGACTATTTCG GAAAAAGATTTAGGTTTGGGAAGGTAGAAAATGAAAGGGTTATAATAGTTATGACTGGATTAAGCATG CTGAATGCAGGTATCACCACACAGTTACTGTTAATTCTATTTAAGGTGAAAGGTGTCCTCCACTATGGAATTGCAGGAAATGCAAATCCTCAACTCCAAATTGGAGATGTGACTATCCCACAATACTGGGCACATACAGGCCTTTGGAATTGGCAG AGATATGGAGATGGGCCTAATGAAGAACTGGCCTTAGAATCTAATGGAGACTACACCAGGGAAATCGGTTATCTAAGATTTGCCAACTACCAAAATGCCTCAGAAAATGGGAAGCCTATAGATAACTTCTTAAACAATGTTTGGTACCAACCAGAAGAGGTATTTCCAGCAGATGGAATTCCAGAAGTTAGGCAGCATTCCTTCTGGGTTCCTGTCAACAAGCATTACTTTAAAGTCGCAAAGAGAATTGAG GGGATGACGTTTCAGGGATGTGTTAATTCAACCTGTTTACCAAGAGCACCGAAAGCGGTGAGAGTGAAGAGAGGGGCTAGTGCAAATGCTTTTGTTGATAACAGTGCTTATCGCGAATTCCTCAACTCTAAATTCAATATAACTCCAATCGACATGGAAAGCGCTGCAGTTGCCCTGGTTTGTCATCAACAACAGATTCCATTCATTGCAATTAGGGCTCTGTCTGATTTAGCAGGTGGGGGTTCTGCAGTTTCCAACGAAGCAGACATCTTTGCATCCCTGGCTGCTCAAAATGCTGTAGATGCTTCACTTAGATTCATTACCTTATTGTTTCCGTAG